The nucleotide sequence AACGGGCCCGCACGGCTGCATCGCGAAACTGGCGGTAGGGCATCATCAGGGCCTGCGCCGCATAACGCGCCAGCTCGAACCGCGCGATGCGCTTCGCCTCGCCCGATGACAGTTTCAAGCCTTCCGTTTCAGCACCAATCACCACGTGCATGCGGACAAGTGCTGCCTCCATGGCGATTTCCTGCAACTGATCGAAGGGCGACAGGCGCTCGGAAATGAAAAGCCGCTGCGAATGCCGGTCATAGCGCCTGCGCCAGTTCGGCATTGTGGCAACCGGCAGCGTGCGAACCGTGATGCCGTGCTCGCGGCGCAGCCAATCCTTCAAGGCGCTCGACAAATCGCCGTCCGGTTTAAGCAGGGTGTAGAAACTCTCTGCCTCCTCCTCGATGCGCGGATAATGATTGACCCGCCGCGCCATCACATCGCGCACTTCATCGAGCGGCAGACGTGTGGCGGAAAGTTCCGCCCCGCTCCCCTCATGCGACAGCAATTGCGAAAGGTCGGACAGGCGCTGCTGCTGCTCGCGATAGGCGCGGTAAAGCTTCATGATGCCGACGGCGGCATTGGGCGCCGCCTCGCCGATCTCCACTAGTTCCTGATCGCCCGGCAGTTCGCCGGTCAAAAGCGGATCGGAAAACACTTCCTTAAGGCCCGTGATCGTGGAGCCGCTTTCAGCCTGGAGACTGTCGAGGTCGAGCTTGTAGACACTGGCAAGCTTTAAAAGAAGTTGCACCGTCAGCGGGCGCTGGTTGCGCTCGATCAGGTTCAGATAGGACGGCGAAATGCCGAGCGCCTCAGCCATCGCCGTCTGGGTCAAACCGCGTTCATTACGGATGCGCCTGATGCGCGGCCCGGCAAATATCTTGCGCTCGCTCAACTCGACCCTCCCGATCTTTACAATTCATGACAACATAGATGCAAAGATTGATTTTGACAATATTTACAAATTTACATCGCTCGCCAGTCAAAACACCGACAGCATTACCTCAATTATGCGGCGGTTTTGTCGGTTTTTCTGGCGGCAAGCCAAACACGATTGTAAATCTGGTCACAGAAAGAGCGCAGGAAAATTGCTTTTCCCGAACCAATTCAAAGTGTGAGGAGACACCGAAATGACAGATTTTTACAGCCTTATTCCTTCGGCACCCAAGGGTCGCTTCGACGGCATCCAGCGTGCCCATACGGCCGAGGACGTAAAAAGGCTGCGCGGTTCGGTGGAGATCAAGTATTCGCTGGCTGAAATGGGCGCCAACCGTCTGTGGAAGCTGATCCACGAGGAAGATTTCGTCAATGCGCTCGGCGCGCTTTCCGGCAATCAGGCCATGCAGATGGTTCGCGCCGGTCTGAAGGCAATCTACCTCTCCGGCTGGCAGGTTGCAGCGGATGCGAACACGGCTTCGGCCATGTATCCCGACCAGTCGCTCTATCCGGCAAATGCCGCCCCTGAACTGGCCAAGCGCATCAACAAGACCTTGCAGCGCGCCGACCAGATCGAAACCGCCGAAGGCAAGGGACTTTCGGTCGACACCTGGTTCGCGCCCATCGTTGCAGATGCGGAAGCAGGCTTCGGCGGTCCGCTGAATGCATTCGAGATCATGAAGGCCTTCATCGAAGCAGGTGCGGCAGGCGTGCATTATGAAGACCAGCTAGCTTCGGAGAAGAAGTGCGGCCATCTTGGCGGCAAGGTCCTGATCCCGACGGCAGCGCATATCCGCAACCTCAACGCGGCGCGCCTTGCGGCAGACGTCATGGGAACGGCAACGCTTGTCATCGCCCGCACGGATGCGGAAGCCGCCAAGCTTCTGACCTCGGATATCGATGAGCGCGACCAGCCATTCGTCGATTACGATGCAGGCCGCACGGCGGAAGGCTTCTATCAGGTGAAGAACGGCATCGAGCCATGTATCGCCCGTGCGATTGCCTATGCGCCCTATTGCGATCTGATCTGGATGGAAACATCCAAGCCCGATCTCGAACAGGCCCGCCGCTTCGCCGAAGCCGTGCACAAGGCGCATCCGGGCAAGAAGCTCGCCTATAACTGCTCGCCGTCGTTCAACTGGAAGAAGAACCTCGACGACGCCACGATTGCCAAGTTCCAGCGCGAGCTGGGCGCGATGGGCTACAAGTTCCAGTTCATCACGCTGGCCGGTTTCCACCAGCTCAACTACGGCATGTTCGAACTGGCACGCGGTTACAAGGACCGGCAGATGGCAGCCTATTCCGAACTGCAGGAAGCGGAATTTGCAGCCGAAGCCAATGGCTACACCGCGACCAAGCACCAGCGCGAAGTCGGCACCGGCTATTTCGATGCCGTGTCGCTTGCAATCACCGGCGGCCAGTCTTCGACCACCGCCATGAAGGAATCGACTGAAACAGCACAGTTCAGACCGGCTGCGGAATAAAGCATTTCCAGCCAAAAGTGGGAACCGGTTTTGCGTTCGGAAATGCGCGAACAAACGGAATCCCAGTTATCAAACAGGAGGAACAGTTCCATGAATTCGCCAGCACGCGTCAAGGAAAGAGCAGAAGAACAATCGTCAAGCATGACCACGGATCAGCAGACCGTTATCCGTATGCTCGCCAACGATCTGCATCGCCTCAACTACACCGTCATGAAGGCGGTCGAGGCAGGCGTTTCCGTGGAACTGGTCCGCTCGGCCCGTCATCATGGCGGCGACGGCAACTGGGGCGATCTCTTGATCCCAGTCATCGTCACCCACGAGAAATGATGGCGCTCTCGACCATCGCCGTCGCCGCCATGTTCCTTCATTTCGTGTGCCTTCGGCAGCACGGGAGCGGCGACGGCAACTGGGGCGATCTCTTGATCCCGGTCATCGTCACCAACCAGCAATCATGATGCCTTGACCATTGCCGTCGCCGCCATGTTCCTTCATTTCGTGTGCCTTCGGCAGCACGGGAGCGGCGACGGTAACTGGGGAGACTTGCTCATCCCCGTCATCGTCACCCACGAGAAATGATGGCGCTCTCGACCATCGCCGTCGCTGCCATGCTCACCCATCTGGGTTTTGGCAGCGACACAATGTCCAAACGCGCGGTTGTCCGTAAAATTCGATGAAACGGACTTGATATACCACTCGCTTTATGGTCGGATTTCCTCAACTGACCTCCCCGGCTGGTCCTGCCAGTCGGGGCTTTTTTTGCCTCGGGCAATCGGGACGCGGCGGCAACCGCCAATACCGCAATCTGAATCTTGACCAAAAATTCACCGAACCCCGACAAAGCGGCGTCCCGTGCATTGACGCCGGTGCCTCATTGATGGTCCCTGCATCCCGGCCCCGGTTTCTGTTTTCGGGTCGCCTGTAGATGGTTGGGGCGGAAGCCGTAGCGCCTTGCCTCCAACCGCGGTTCGAACCGCCCCTTGCGGGGGCAAGGAATACGGAATTTTCATGTCTCTCCAATCTCTCATCGACAGCATCGCCACCAAGATCAACATCGATCCGCAGCTTGCCGAAAAGCTCGCCGGCTCGGTGTTTTCCGTGCTGCAGCACAGCGCGCCTGAAATCGGCAAGAAGATTTTCGCGCTCCTGCCGGATGCGCAGCAGCTCGCCAGCGCCCACGACGTGCTCGCCAACAGCGCCGGCGGCATCATGGGTGCGTTGTCGGGCCTGATGGATAATGTGGCGGGCGAAAAGATGAGCGCGCTTCTGAAAGCTGCGGCCACGCTTCGCTCCAGCGGCCTTTCCAGCGACCAGATCACCGAAGCAGGCGGACAGGTAATCAACTATGTGCGTGATCATGACCCGCAATTGATCGACCAGCTCGTGGCGAACGTGCCCGCGCTGAAGGGCCATTTCGGCCTCTGACACATGGATTTTCTTTTGTGTGCGCTTTCTGCGACGGCGCACACAAAAGCTTGGCCAACCCATTTGTCATTGCGGCCGGTCACAGCTATCATGCCGATATCGAAATCATTTTCTGGTGATGGATGTCTGCTGATACGACGGAAAAGAAGGTTACGCGCGCGCCGCGTCGCCGTACGCCTGCCTATGTCAAATCTCTTCGCGGTGTGAAGAACTGGAAGCAGGCAACCGAATGGCTCGCCTGGCGCGACATAGAAGACATCGAATGCATTACCCCCGATCAGGCGGGGGTTGCCCGCGGCAAGATGATGCCGTCGAAGAAATTCACCTCCAATACCTCGCTGGCATTGCCCTCCGCCGTCTTCATGACGACGATTTCCGGCGATTACCCGGAAGACGGCTACGGCTTCCACTATCCGGAAGATGACGGCGACCTCAAGCTGATGCCGGATCTTTCGACCCTTTCGGCTGTGCCGTGGGAGTCCGACCCGACGGCGCAGGTCATCTGCGATCTGGTCTATCAGGATGGGCGTGCGGTGGAATTCACCCCGCGCAACGTGCTGCGCAATGTGGTTGCCGCCTATAACAAGCGCGGATTGAAGCCCGTCGTTGCCCCGGAAATCGAGTTCTATCTGGTTCGCAAGAACCCCGATCCCGATTATCCGCTGACGCCGCCCGTCGGCCGTTCCGGCCGCGCCATTGGCGGTGGTCAGGGCTATTCGATTGCGGGCGTCAACGAATTCGACGAACTGATCGACGATATCTATCATTTCTCCGAAGGTCAGGGGCTGGAGATCGACACGCTGATCCACGAGGAAGGCGCAGGCCAGCTTGAAATCAACCTGCGCCATGGCGACCCGGTGGAACTGGCCGATCAGGTGTTCATGTTCAAGCGCACCATCCGCGAGGCGGCGCTGAAACACGACATGTATGCCACCTTCATGGCCAAGCCCATTCAGGGCCAGCCGGGATCGGCGATGCATATCCACCAGTCCATCGTGGACAAGAAGACCGGGCGCAACATCTTCACCAATGAGGATGGCAGCGAAAGCGAGGCTTTCCGCCATTTCATCGGCGGCATGCAGCGCCATGTGCCGAACGCGCTCGTCATGTTCGCGCCCTATGTGAACTCCTACCGCCGTCTGACGCCGGACGCTTCGGCACCGGTCAACGTCAAATGGGGTTATGACAACCGCACCACCGCTTTCCGCGTTCCGCGCTCCGACCCCAATGGACGGCGCGTGGAAAACCGCATCCCCTCCTCCGACGCCAACCCCTACCTTGCCCTTGCTGCGTCCCTCGCCTGCGGCCTGATCGGCCTTGTGAACAAGATCGAGGCGGAACAGCCTGCGACCACAAGCGTCAACACCAAGGAAATCGACCTGCCGCGCGGCCTCATCGACGCTGTGGAACTGTTCGAGGAAGACGCTGAACTGCGCAATCTGTTCGGCAGTTCCTTCATGACCACCTATGCCGCCATCAAGCGCGCCGAATTCGAAACCTTCATGGAAGTCATCAGCCCGTGGGAACGGGAGTTTCTGCTGCTCAATGTTTAAGGGAGTAAGGGAGTAAGGGAGTAAGCAGATATGCGGGGGCGTGGCTGTGGCAATCAATTCTTATCGCGATATACTTGCGTGGCAACAAGCAATGGAGCTCGTGACGGTCATATACAAATCGACTGACACCTGGCCGAAAGAGGAAATTCATGGCCTTATCGGCCAGATTCGGCGCGCTGCCGTTTCCGTGCCCGCCAATATTGCCGAAGGTTACGGACGCGACACGCGCGGTTCCTACCAGCAGTTTCTGCGTATTGCTCAAGGCTCCCTGAAAGAAGTCGAAACTCACTTGCTCATTGTTGAACGGTTGGGTTTCATCAGAAGCGAGAAAATGGAACCCATAATGGCCAAGAGTGAAAGTGTCGGAAAACTGCTACGGCTTCTGATCCGCAAATTATCGGAAACCTGACATACTCCCCTATTCCCTTATTCCCCTACTCCCTTAAACGGAATCGCCTATGCCCTACCAGTCCCCAATCTCGCCCGGCTATTCCTGGTACGAGGCGACCGTTCCGGACCGCCCGCAATATCCGGAGATGGATGGGTCGCGGCAGGCGGATGTCGTTGTCATCGGGGGCGGGTATACGGGGCTTTCGGCGGCTTATCATCTCGCAAGGCAGGGCGTGGACGTCACGCTGATCGACGGAGCGCGGTTCGGGGATGGGGCGTCGGGCCGCAATGGCGGGCAGTTCGGCACCGGCCAGCGCACATGGGCCGAAGACCTCGAAGCCCAATATGGCTTTGAACGCGCCAAGGCCCTCTTCGATTTGGCGGAGGAAGCCAAGGCCCATCTTCTCGCCTTTGCCGACCAACACGGGATCGACATGGAATATGTGCCCGGCCAGATTTCGGTCGTGCACAAGCCGCGTTATCTGAAATCGTATGAGCGTCATGTCGAGCTGATGACGAGCCGGTTCAACTATCCGCATCTGCGTCTGCTCGACCGTGGGGAAACGGCGAGCCTGCTCGGGTCCGAACGGTATCATGGCGGCGTCTATGATGCAGGGACCGGCCACATTCATCCGCTGAAACTGCTGGTCGGAACTGCAAAAGCGGCGCAGGCGGCAGGCGCAAAACTGTTCGAAGACACCAGAGCCACCAAAATCAGCACAGCGAGCGGGCGGGTCGAGGTCGAAACCGATCGCGGAACCATCGTCGCGAAAAACGCTTTCATCGCCGTCAATGCCTACGGTGGGGCCTATGGCGGGGTGCTGGAACCGGTCAGCACATCGCATGTCATGCCGATCCGCTCCTTCATCGGGGCGACAGTGCCGCTGGGCGATGACAGCCCTGTTATTCCGGGCGGGGAATCCATCGACGATTCCCGCTTCGTGGTGCGCTATTTCCGCCGCTCGAAGGACGGCAGGCTGCTTTTCGGCGGGCGCGAGGCCTATACAGCCGACAATCCGCGCGACATCAGCACCCATATACGCCGCCAGATCGCCGAGATTTATCCGGCGCTGGACAATGTCGAGATCACCCATGCATGGGGCGGTTCGGTCGGCATAACCATGCCGCGCCAGCCCTTCGTGCGCGAGGTCATGCCGGGCGTCATTTCAGCAGGCGGCTATTCCGGCCATGGCGTCATGCTCGCCAACTACATGGGCAAGCTTTATGCGGAAACCCTGGCAGGCAATCGCGACAGGCTGAAACTGTTCGAAGAACTGCGCATCCCCGCCTTCCCCGGCGGTCGCACTTTCCGCTCGCCGCTCCTGTTCCTTGCCCTGTCATGGTATGCGTTGATGGACAGGATCTAGGCCGGACTTCTTTCATGAAAAAGGCGAGGTGCAGTCGGCACCCCGCCATTCTTACCATCGTCCGGTGCTTCATGTTCTACGCTACGATTGCACCTGCCTTCGCGGCCAGACGCTGATAGGTTTCCTCAACCACGTCCCGCACAGGGAGAATGCCGCTCATGCACAACAGCGCATGGATGTGCTGGCGGGCACCTTCATAGCCCATCAGCGGCGCATAGGGCTGCATGATGATATTGGCTTCTTCCGGATATAATTCCTGATATTCGGCAAAATTGGTGAAACTCCTGTAGCTGTCGCCGCGCATCAGGTAGGTCTCCACGGCGGCCCCTTCCGCCAGCACGGCATCATGGCTGTCGAGAACGATGTTGTAATAGTCGATCGGCTTGTCCATCGACACGCGCGCGATGCTCTGGCCGTTGACCAGATCCTTGACGCGGATCAGCACGTCATCGATGAGCAGCGCGTGGTTGGGCGAAAGATAAAGGTCGCGCTGCGGTGTTTTCCCGTCGATGGCATGGCGCCTGACGCGGATCGGCATCACGCTCTCGTCCCATTGCATGCCGCCCTTTCTGTGGCTCTGCCAGCCGACCCACTTGATCGGGCGCGCGTCGCCACGGACCGTGGTCACAAGATCGCCGACAGACAATTCCTCTACCGCCACCGGGCCGCCGGGCGTTTCGATCAGCGTTCCTTTCAGGAGACAATTGGCGCCGGAGCCTCCGCCGCCACCGCCATGTCCGCCATGCCACCATTTCGTGCCCAGCGCCTGTGATGGACGGGAAGACACCGTTGCAGCAAACACGCCCAGCGCCGCAACCTTGGCGGCAGTGGCGGCTGTGAGGCCCAGAAAATGCCGTCGCGCACGACTGCGCGGCGAATGCCCGTTCTTGTCTGAAGACATGAATCCCTCCGCTCTTCTCGTTACGGCACCGGCCTGAAAATCAGCGTGGATTTCTAGCAAAGCACGATGCGCAGCTTCAAAATCCGAAGCGTCGTTCCGCGTTGCCCGGACCAGCGGCGCTTCGATGCTTTGCCCCAAGTTACGACTCCGATATTAGCCGATCCCGCCCCCGAAAAGATTCCTGCAATCAGGCCATAAGGCCTCTCGAATAGGTGTAGGTCCTACCGCTAAAGGTGAATTTTTCTGCCGTTGAGAGGCGTTGCCAGCGGTCATTCCTGCTGATCGAGGTTAAACGCTCTCCATGAAAGTGTGATTTGTAACGCGCGTGAAAATAGTATACCCCCCTATTCTAACAAGGGAGCGTTTCCATGAGCACGCATCACCATGCCGATCATTCCGGGCGTCATCCAGTCTCCGGACACGACCATGTCTTTCTGGGAGAAAACCACCGGCGCAATGAAAAGCGGACCTGGCTCGTTATCGCCATCACGGCGACGATGATGATCGTGGAGATCATCGCCGGAAACCTTTACGGCTCCATGGCGCTCACCGCCGACGGCTGGCATATGTCCACCCATGCGGCGGCGATGCTGATCGCGGCCCTCGCCTATGTTTATGCACGCAAACACGCGCATAATTCGCGGTTCACCTTCGGCACCGGCAAGCTCGGCGATCTGGCAGGCTTTGCCAGCGCCATCGTTCTGGCGCTGATCGCACTTCTGATCGGCTGGGAAAGCTTCTGGCGGTTCAGCGCACCGGTCAACATCGGCTTTCAGGAGGCCATTCTGGTCGCTGTCATAGGGCTGATTGTCAATCTCGTCTGCGCCTGGCTTCTTAGGGACGACCATTCGCACCACCATGGCCATCATCACCATGAACCGGGCCACGATCATCATCACGGTCATGACCAGAACCTGCGCGCCGCCTATATGCATGTGCTCGCCGACGCACTGACATCGGTGCTTGCCATCGCGGCGCTTCTGCTGGGCAGTCTTTATGGATGGCTTTGGCTTGACCCGGCGATCGGCATCGTCGGTGCGGTGGTGATCGCCCGCTGGTCGTGGGGGCTGATCAAGGACACCGGCTCGACCCTGCTCGACTACCTGCCCGATGGAGAAGACCTGCCGGACGAGATCGCCGAAATCATCAGCCGCGAGGGCGGGGAAATCGCCGACCTGCATGTCTGGCAGCTCGGGCCGGGCCATCACGGCGCCATCGTTTCCATCATCGCGGAGGAGCCGCGAGCGCCGTCCTATTACCGCAACAAGCTTGCTGCAATCCATGATTTGTCGCATGTGACGGTGGAGGTTGAACCGCGCACCGCGTGAATACCCGCAACATTGCCATGAAGGACCGAAGCGCCCATGACCCATACCATCCGCGAGAAGCAGAAGCTCATCAACCGCGTGCGCCGCATTCGTGGCCAGCTGGAGGGCGTGGAACGGATGCTCGAAGATGAGAAGGGCTGCGCGGAAATCATGCAGGTGATTGCGGGCGTTCGCGGCGCGGTCAACGGGCTGATGGCGGAAGTGATCGAAGACCATATTCTCATGCATGTGGCCGATGGCGCCCTTCCGCAAAAGGAGCGTGATGAAGGCGCAGGTGAACTTGTCGACGTGGTTCGCGCCTATCTGAAATAAACCACATGTTGACATGCGCCCGAAGCAGGAATAGCTAGACAGCATGAACAAAGCACGCATCAGCACCCGGTCTTATTACGCCCCGCGCACATAGCGGCGGGTTTGCTTTGTCATAGTTCAACCGCTGCATTGCCAGCGGTTGAGTTTCAAGGACAGCGCCTCTGGCCATGCGGCCCTTAAGAGGTCAGTCCATGTCTCGCGACAGAAATCAGCATACGAAAATCGGCATTATCGGCTTTGGTGCATTCGGGCAGCTTATCGCCCGTCACCTGAACCCGTATTTCCGGCTCTATGCTTACGATCCCGCCGCAGATCTGGAACAGACCGCACTTATGCACGGCGTTGCCCTGGCCTCCGTGGAGCAGGTTGCGGCCTGCGATATCGTCATCCTTGCAACGCCGGTTGCAACGCTCGAAAGCGTGGTGGATAAGATCGCTCCGCATCTTTGTCCGGGCGCGCTCGTTCTGGATGTCGGCTCGGTTAAGGTCGGGCCTGCCGACATCATGCGGCGTGGTCTTCCGGCGCATGTCGATATCGTCGCCACGCATCCGCTGTTCGGTCCGCAAAGCGCGCGCCACGGCATTGCCGGTCTGAAAATCGCCGTCTGCCCCGTGCGCGGCACGCGCTTCCACCGCGTTGCGGCCTTCCTGAAAAAGCATCTTTCCCTCAATGTCATCGTAACGACCCCGGAAGACCACGACCGCGAGGCGGCGATGGTTCAGGGCCTGACGCATCTTATCGCCCGGGTTCTGGTGCAGATGGAGCCATTGCCAACCCGCATGACGACGAAGAGCTTCGATCTTCTGATGCAGGCGGTCAGCATGGTGCGTCACGATGCGCCGGAAGTATTTCAGGCGATCGAACACGCCAACCCCTATGCTCCGCAGGTGCGAAGGCACTTCTTCGCACTGGCCGATCAGATCAATGAGGAACTGGCGCGCGTGCAGCCGATGGCTGCCAGAGAGGAGGCTGCATAATCGCATCCCCCCGAAAATGCCGCTACAGGGGCATTTCGGAAGTCTGCTTGACCGTCTGGCTCGGCACGTCGGTCTTCAGGTTCTGAACGCCCTTGATCCGGCTCAGATATTCCGACTGGAAGCGGCGGTAATCCTCGATATCCGCCGCGACCACCCGGATCATCGCATCATAGTCGCCCAGCATGAAATAGCATTCGAGCACCTGCGGCAACTTCAGGATTTCCTTGGCGAAGGTCTGCAGCGTCTCCTCGTCCTGCTGGTCCAGCCGGATGCGCGTGAAGAAAGTCAAACCCTTGCCGACCTTGGCCGGGTTCAACACGGCGGCATAACGGTCGATCACGCCCGCCTCTTCCAGAAGCTTCACCCGCCGCAAGCATGGCGAAGGCGACAGGCCGACCTCGCGGGCCAGATCATTATTGGCGATGCGGCCATCGCGCTGCAGCACGCGGAGAATCCGTTTATCGATCTCATCCAGCTTCATTGGCTTTGAATTCCATTTATGGCGATATCTGTGGCATTTCCTGCCAAACATTGGCGCAAACCGGCGTAATTCGCAACCAAATTGCCGAAGAGAGCGGTTATAGTTGCGAAACCTCTCATGAAAGCCCGCAAGAGACTGACCAAGGGGCGGCCGCGAACCAGCGGCCAGCCACCGTATCTTGCAGCCAGATGAGACCCGACGCTGCACAAGCGCCGCCAAACAACCAGACAGAGCGCACCGCTCCAGCAGGAATTCTATGGATATTTCACAGGCCTATGCGCCTCAAAAAAGCAGATCCGGGCGCGGCTCGGAATTCCGTCGCGGGGCCGCAGCCGGTCTGCCGGTTCTGCTTGGCATCATTCCCTATGCGCTGGTGCTGGGCGCGCAGGCTGCTCAAAAAGGCCTCAGCATCGTGGAAGTGCCGCTGATGACCGGACTGAACTTTGCAGGCGGGTCGGAATTTGCGGCCATCCAGCTCTGGACCTCACCGCCGCATGTCCTGCTGATCGTCGCCATCACCTTTCTGGTCAACAGCCGCCACCTGCTGATGGGCGCGGCGCTGGCACCCTTTATCCGCCATCTGCCCAAGCGCAAGGCGTTCGCCAGCCTGTTTCTGATGTGCGATGAAAGCTGGGCGCTCGGCCTTGCCGACGCCAAACGTCGCCAGTCGAAGGGCGTCAATCCGGCCTTGAGCCTCACCTTCTATGCCGGTGTGGCGATTCCTTTCTACCTTGCATGGGTTTTATTCACCACGCTGGGCGCTGCCTTTGGGCCGATGATGGGAGACCTGCGCCCCTATGGTTTCGACATGGCGTTTCCGGCGGTTTTTCTGGTGCTGCTGGCAGGCATGTGGAAAGGCTTCGCGGCCGCGCGGCCCTGGCTGGTCAGCCTTGTCGTGGCCGCACTGACCTATCTCACCATTCCCGGCGCCTGGTATGTCGCCGCCGGGGCCTTGTCCGGTCTCGTTGCAGCCTATCTGCTGGCAGGTGAAGAATGATCGATCCGTTAGCTGTTCTGACCATCGTCCTGATGGCAAGCGTCACCTATCTCACGCGGATCGGCGGCTATGTGCTGCTGCGCAACCGCACGCTCAGCAAACGTGCGACGGCGGTGATGGAAGCAGCCCCCGGTTGCGTCCTGATCTCGGTCATCGCGCCCGATTTCGTGTCGGACAAGCCTGCCGACCTGATCGCGCTCGCGATCACCATCTTCGCTGCAACGCGCTTTTCCATGCTGCCGACCGTGCTGATCGGCATCGGCGCGGCGGGGCTTTGCCGCTATTTCATCGGATAGCGGCGCTTCAGTTCAGTGCAAGTGCTTCAGCTTGTCGGGATTGCGCACGACATAAATCCCGACGATCTTTCCTTCTTCGATATCCAGCGCCGTCGTCTGGATTTCTCCATCGGCTTCTTGCGTGATGAAGCCGGGCAACCCATTGATGAAAACCGTGCGCAAAAGCGTGGACTGGTTGCCGCTGAAATAGGCGGCCAGTTTCTCGTGGGTCTTCATCACCTCGTCGAAGCCGAAAACAGGCTTCGGGAAAGCCGGACGCTTGCCGCCGCCATCGGCATGAAGGTTCACATCTGCCGCCAGCATCGCACCAAGCGCATTCATGTCGCCACTGCGTGACGCCGTGAAAAAGGCCTGCGCCAGTTCGAGCCCGCGCTGCCTGTCGACCTGAAAACGCGGACGCTCCTCGCGCACATGCTTGCGGGCCCGCGCCGCAAGCTGGCGGCAGGCTGCGGCATCGCGCTGGATGGTCCGCGCTATCTCGTCGAAATCCAGCCCGAAGACATCGTGCAGCAGGAAGGCCGCACGTTCCAGCGGCGAAAGACGCTCCAGCGCCAGCATCAGCGGCAGGGTCACGTCATCATCCGCCTCTTCTTCGACAACCGGGTCGGGAATCCATGGCCCGAAATAGGTTTCGCGCTGGTTGCGCCCGGATTTCAGGAAATCGAGACATAGACGGGTGACGGTGCGGCGCAGGAAGGCTTCCGGCTCGCGCACCTCGCTGCGGTCGGCGTTCATCCATCGGATGAACGCCTCCTGCACCATATCCTCGGCATCGGCGACCGAACCCAGCATACGATAGGCAACGCGGATCAGTTTCGGGCGCAGCGGATCGAAGCTTTCGGCTGCATCGCCTTGCGAGGATATGTCGGTCATCAGACGGCTGCCTTTGCGACAGGCTGCTTGGTTTCGGGTTCGAACCAGAGATTGAAGCCGACAGCCATGCGGTTCCAGCCATTGATGATGTTGATCATCAGCGTAAGGTTCACCTGTTCTTCCTCGGAGAACTGTGCCTGCATGGCGCTGCGTGCTTCTTCCAGATCGTGGCCTTGTGACAGGCGGGTCAGCGCGTCGACCCAGCCCAGCGCCGCACGCTCGCGCTCAGAATAGCACGGTGCTTCGCGCCATGCCGACAACAAATAGATGCGCTGTTCGGTCTCGCCCAGCGAACGCGCCTCGACCGTATGCATGTTGATGCAATTGGCGCAGGCATTGATCTGCGACGAGCGGATTTTGACGAGTTCGATCAGGCTCGCTTCCAGACTGGAGGCGATGGTCATCGAAGCGGCCATCCAGGATTTCATCGTGGCGGGAGCAACGTTGAACGGGTTGAGTAGAGGGGTCATGGTATCGTTCCTTTTGGTTGAAGGGCTTTCGATAGACATGACGAACGAGCAATGCCGAATGTGACATGAGACAGAAAA is from Brucella intermedia LMG 3301 and encodes:
- a CDS encoding carboxymuconolactone decarboxylase family protein, which gives rise to MTPLLNPFNVAPATMKSWMAASMTIASSLEASLIELVKIRSSQINACANCINMHTVEARSLGETEQRIYLLSAWREAPCYSERERAALGWVDALTRLSQGHDLEEARSAMQAQFSEEEQVNLTLMINIINGWNRMAVGFNLWFEPETKQPVAKAAV
- a CDS encoding sigma-70 family RNA polymerase sigma factor, with protein sequence MTDISSQGDAAESFDPLRPKLIRVAYRMLGSVADAEDMVQEAFIRWMNADRSEVREPEAFLRRTVTRLCLDFLKSGRNQRETYFGPWIPDPVVEEEADDDVTLPLMLALERLSPLERAAFLLHDVFGLDFDEIARTIQRDAAACRQLAARARKHVREERPRFQVDRQRGLELAQAFFTASRSGDMNALGAMLAADVNLHADGGGKRPAFPKPVFGFDEVMKTHEKLAAYFSGNQSTLLRTVFINGLPGFITQEADGEIQTTALDIEEGKIVGIYVVRNPDKLKHLH
- a CDS encoding AzlD family protein, which translates into the protein MIDPLAVLTIVLMASVTYLTRIGGYVLLRNRTLSKRATAVMEAAPGCVLISVIAPDFVSDKPADLIALAITIFAATRFSMLPTVLIGIGAAGLCRYFIG